GGTCAATTAGGAATGTATGTGGGTGACAGAGGTGATTTAAGTGGTGGAAAATTATACGGGTTAAAAGTTACCACTTCTGGTGTAGATTTTGAAATGGACATGGAACAAGGTACTGCGTATGATGTTGAATTTGTAGCACTTGAAGAGAAAGAAATTGATGCCTTGGATGCAGAAGCGAAATCAAAAGGTGTTATGGGCTTTTCTAGATTGGAAGATATTGATTGGAGAAGAGGTTCTGCAGCGAATCAAAGAGAAATCTATTTTTGTGTTACCGGTCGTTACAGTGCAGATTTAGTAGGTAAAGGATCTATTTTAGGTCGTGTTTATAAAGTTGTATTAAATGAAAATGACCCCACTGGTGCAGCAAAAATCACTTGTGTTTTAGATGGTGATATAGTAGGAGGTAAGGCAGAAGGTTTTCATTCCCCGGATAACATTTTGGTTACTGAAAATTACGCTTACATTCAAGAAGATCCTAACGGATATTTAGATACTGCAGTAAATGGATATGCAAAATTATACCAATATAATTTGACAACAGGAGCAATTAAAACAGTTTTAGAATGTGATCAAAATAGAGCTGAAAGCTTGGGTTACGGTTCGGCTGCAAGTACTTGGGAAATTACAGGTATGATTGATGTTACAGATATCGTGAATAACGGCGAAAACACCTTTTTAGTAATGACTCAAAACCACGGGTGGGAGCCAGCAGACGGTACCTCTTTTACAGACCCTAAAGCTGTTTCAGATATATCATCAGCAACTAAAGAGGGTTCAATGATGTACATGATTAAAGGTTTAGAGAGATAATATTGAAGAAATATCATGAATAAAATACTATTTATGAAAGCTAAGACATATACTTTGGGTATATGTCTTTTGCTTTTACTAACAACTGCTTGTAAGAACGATAAAAAACCGCTTGTTTTAGTAACTACAGATGATGAAATAACTAAATTTTATACGTCGCACTTAAATAATTGTATTCAGTATCTAGAGGCTATGAAGGGTGCAAATCAGGCAGAATATAATATTGATTTATATAAAAAAGCGCGATTTAAATTTAAAGCAATTGAACCTATCTTATCCGCAATTGATAAGAATAATTACAAGTCCCTCAATGCTCCTAACATTTTGCAAGTACAAGAAGAAGATCTTACAGATGTTAAGATTAGAAATCCCTTTGGGTTTCAGGTTATAGAAGAATTACTTTTTGGTGCTGAGACAGACAGTTTAGCACTATATAATGCTATAGACTTAACAAAAAACCGACTTAAACTACTTGAAAAAAATACGCAAATAAATCTTAAAGACCATCATCTAATATGGCTTTTTAGGAATCAAATTGTACGTACAGCCACAACAGGTATAACTGGTTTTGATTCTCCCGTATTAGGACAATCTTTGTTAGAGAGCCAAATAACCTACCAAACCT
This genomic stretch from Cellulophaga algicola DSM 14237 harbors:
- a CDS encoding PhoX family protein, which translates into the protein MKTFKSTFLSAVLLSAMALTFNSCNPEDGIDGTDGVAGIDGTDGVDGIDGVDGMDASVYLANSKSPNLFKVTSDFVNLKMSLVLTSEDIIPNSPDFVYGSLADGAGLLDNGDETFTLINNIEGDYSIARILLNKNLRPFHGEYILNAEATASTAMCSGTLITNEEHGFGPLYLSGGEWGGASKGVFVTDPAKSADAASTGEMLPALGQWSTENAVPIGKDAYADKTVVFIGDDHADNSVPSGQLGMYVGDRGDLSGGKLYGLKVTTSGVDFEMDMEQGTAYDVEFVALEEKEIDALDAEAKSKGVMGFSRLEDIDWRRGSAANQREIYFCVTGRYSADLVGKGSILGRVYKVVLNENDPTGAAKITCVLDGDIVGGKAEGFHSPDNILVTENYAYIQEDPNGYLDTAVNGYAKLYQYNLTTGAIKTVLECDQNRAESLGYGSAASTWEITGMIDVTDIVNNGENTFLVMTQNHGWEPADGTSFTDPKAVSDISSATKEGSMMYMIKGLER